The Nocardioides salarius genome includes a region encoding these proteins:
- a CDS encoding CPBP family intramembrane glutamic endopeptidase has protein sequence MSPVREFVRRSLWEMVPRDQRQTPTALRRRQLVTIGFVLVGAVVLGFTLRTDPGSQQFYLLTLVLAAVWTVGAFASGPLHLGRIARGDGLRRPVLSPILLGALLVAVFVAGALVIREIPFADPLVSQIRSVLRYTEETPIALLVVVTALNGIAEELFFRGAGYAAVTRHPVTVTSVAYTVATLATGNVMLGFAAVLLGVVVGLQRRASGGILAPVLTHLTWSLSMLFLLPLIFLS, from the coding sequence ATGAGCCCGGTGCGCGAGTTCGTACGCCGCAGCCTGTGGGAGATGGTCCCGCGCGACCAGCGCCAGACCCCCACGGCGCTGCGCCGCCGCCAGCTCGTGACCATCGGGTTCGTCCTCGTCGGGGCGGTCGTCCTCGGCTTCACGCTGCGCACCGACCCGGGCAGCCAGCAGTTCTACCTGCTGACCCTGGTGCTCGCCGCGGTGTGGACCGTGGGCGCCTTCGCCTCCGGCCCGCTGCACCTGGGCCGGATCGCGCGCGGTGACGGGCTGCGACGCCCGGTGCTCTCGCCGATCCTGCTCGGGGCGCTGCTGGTCGCGGTCTTCGTCGCCGGTGCCCTGGTGATCCGGGAGATCCCGTTCGCCGATCCACTGGTCAGCCAGATCCGCTCGGTGCTGCGCTACACCGAGGAGACGCCGATCGCGCTGCTGGTCGTGGTGACCGCGCTCAACGGCATCGCCGAGGAGCTCTTCTTCCGCGGGGCGGGCTACGCCGCGGTGACCCGGCACCCGGTCACGGTGACCTCGGTGGCCTACACGGTGGCCACGCTGGCCACCGGCAACGTGATGCTCGGCTTCGCAGCCGTGCTGCTCGGCGTCGTGGTGGGCCTGCAGCGCCGGGCCTCCGGGGGCATCCTCGCCCCCGTGCTGACCCACCTGACCTGGTCGCTGTCGATGCTGTTCCTGCTGCCGCTGATCTTCCTGTCCTGA
- a CDS encoding cytochrome ubiquinol oxidase subunit I, producing the protein MDLLTGLTTLAADVPDPAGLLPARQQMALSLGWHIVLACFGVAFPTMILVMHWRGVHRDDPLALVLARRWAKVSAVLFAIGAVSGTVLSFEMGLLWPGLMGRFGDVLGLPFAFEGVAFFLEAIFLGIYLYGWGRIPPRRHLLMLVPMALTGIAGTFSVLAVNGWMNNPTGFRIVDGEVTDVDPWAAMFNSGVLWQFLHMWVAAFMVAGFSIAAVYAAGMLRGRRDRHHRLGFTVPFAFASVAALLQPAIGHLLGSRLADTQPAKLAAFELATETESPSPLRLGGLLVDGEVRWSIDIPYLGSVIARNSLTAPVQGLDTIPLDEQPPVNITHLAFQSMVGIGTALALLALVYWVARWRGHDLLRPEARGGTWLLRAAVAAGPLAVVALEAGWIATEVGRQPWVVYGVMRTTEAAGNASTALWWVLGASALLYAAMTVGAVLVLRSMARRWREGDESLPSPYGPELERVEEQRR; encoded by the coding sequence GTGGACCTCCTCACCGGACTGACCACCCTCGCGGCCGACGTCCCCGACCCGGCCGGCCTGCTGCCCGCGCGCCAGCAGATGGCGCTCTCGCTGGGCTGGCACATCGTGCTGGCCTGCTTCGGCGTCGCCTTTCCCACCATGATCCTGGTGATGCACTGGCGCGGGGTCCACCGCGACGACCCGCTGGCGCTCGTGCTGGCCCGGCGCTGGGCGAAGGTCTCGGCCGTCCTCTTCGCGATCGGTGCGGTCTCGGGCACCGTGCTGAGCTTCGAGATGGGCCTGCTGTGGCCCGGGCTGATGGGCCGCTTCGGGGACGTGCTCGGGCTCCCGTTCGCCTTCGAGGGGGTCGCCTTCTTCCTCGAGGCGATCTTCCTGGGCATCTACCTCTACGGCTGGGGACGGATCCCGCCTCGCCGGCACCTGCTGATGCTGGTGCCGATGGCCCTGACCGGCATCGCCGGCACCTTCAGCGTGCTGGCGGTCAACGGGTGGATGAACAACCCGACCGGCTTCCGCATCGTCGACGGCGAGGTCACCGACGTCGACCCGTGGGCCGCGATGTTCAACAGCGGCGTGCTGTGGCAGTTCCTGCACATGTGGGTCGCCGCCTTCATGGTCGCCGGCTTCTCGATCGCCGCGGTGTACGCCGCCGGGATGCTGCGCGGTCGGCGCGACCGGCACCACCGGCTCGGCTTCACGGTGCCCTTCGCCTTCGCGTCGGTGGCGGCGCTGCTGCAGCCGGCCATCGGGCACCTGCTCGGCTCGCGGCTCGCCGACACGCAGCCCGCCAAGCTGGCCGCCTTCGAGCTCGCCACCGAGACCGAGAGCCCCTCGCCGCTGCGGCTGGGCGGACTGCTGGTCGACGGCGAGGTGCGCTGGTCGATCGACATCCCCTACCTCGGGTCCGTGATCGCGAGGAACTCGCTGACGGCCCCGGTCCAGGGCCTCGACACCATCCCGCTCGACGAGCAGCCGCCGGTCAACATCACGCACCTGGCCTTCCAGTCGATGGTGGGCATCGGCACCGCGCTGGCGCTGCTCGCCCTGGTCTACTGGGTCGCGCGCTGGCGCGGGCACGACCTGCTGCGCCCCGAGGCGCGTGGCGGCACCTGGCTCCTGCGGGCCGCGGTGGCCGCCGGGCCGTTGGCCGTGGTGGCGCTCGAGGCCGGGTGGATCGCCACCGAGGTGGGTCGTCAGCCGTGGGTGGTCTACGGGGTGATGCGCACGACCGAGGCCGCGGGCAACGCCTCCACCGCGCTGTGGTGGGTGCTGGGCGCCTCCGCGCTGCTGTACGCAGCGATGACGGTGGGCGCCGTGCTGGTGCTGCGCTCGATGGCCCGCCGCTGGCGCGAGGGCGACGAGAGCCTGCCGAGCCCCTACGGCCCCGAGCTCGAGCGCGTCGAGGAGCAGCGCCGATGA
- a CDS encoding cytochrome d ubiquinol oxidase subunit II — protein MSLEIAVAAALFTGVVAYSVLGGADFGSGFYDLTAGGTRRGAELRRQVDHSIGPVWEANHVWLIFVLVVWWTGFPSTFAAVATTLAVPLVLALVGIVLRGSAFAFRKYAATVAQARFFGVVFAASSVVTPFFLGTVAGAIASGRVPAAGEGDPWSSWTGATSLVGGVVAVGTCAFLAGVFLVTDAARAGKTGLTAALRRRVLVVGLVTGAVVLAALVPLHDDAPTLWTGLTGRALPLVLVSFVAGTTTVALVAVRRFGPARWSAVLAVASVVSGWGVAQYPWLLVDEVTLAQAAGAPATLQGLLVAVGLAVVLVLPALGYLLWLTQTQAWSGAPEAPAVSAGPPPGPGARPRRR, from the coding sequence ATGAGCCTCGAGATCGCGGTCGCCGCGGCCCTGTTCACCGGGGTGGTGGCCTACTCCGTGCTGGGCGGGGCCGACTTCGGCTCCGGCTTCTACGACCTCACCGCGGGCGGGACCCGGCGCGGGGCCGAGCTGCGCCGCCAGGTCGACCACAGCATCGGCCCGGTCTGGGAGGCCAACCACGTCTGGCTGATCTTCGTGCTCGTCGTGTGGTGGACCGGCTTCCCCTCGACCTTCGCCGCGGTGGCCACCACCCTGGCGGTGCCGCTGGTCCTGGCCCTGGTCGGCATCGTGCTGCGCGGCTCGGCGTTCGCCTTCCGCAAGTACGCCGCCACGGTGGCCCAGGCGCGCTTCTTCGGCGTGGTCTTCGCCGCCTCGTCCGTGGTCACCCCCTTCTTCCTCGGCACCGTCGCCGGGGCGATCGCGTCCGGTCGGGTGCCCGCGGCCGGCGAGGGCGACCCGTGGTCGTCCTGGACGGGCGCCACGTCGCTGGTCGGCGGGGTCGTGGCCGTCGGCACCTGCGCCTTCCTCGCCGGGGTCTTCCTGGTCACCGACGCCGCGCGGGCCGGCAAGACCGGGCTCACCGCCGCTCTGCGCCGGCGAGTGCTGGTCGTAGGACTGGTCACCGGAGCCGTGGTGCTGGCGGCCCTGGTGCCGCTCCACGACGACGCGCCCACGCTGTGGACCGGGCTCACGGGGCGGGCGCTGCCGCTGGTGCTGGTCTCGTTCGTCGCCGGCACCACCACCGTGGCCCTCGTCGCCGTACGCCGCTTCGGTCCCGCCCGGTGGAGCGCCGTGCTGGCCGTGGCGTCGGTGGTCAGCGGCTGGGGCGTCGCGCAGTACCCCTGGCTGCTGGTCGACGAGGTCACCCTGGCGCAGGCCGCCGGCGCGCCGGCGACCCTGCAGGGGCTGCTGGTCGCGGTCGGTCTCGCGGTGGTGCTGGTGCTCCCCGCCCTGGGCTACCTGCTGTGGCTGACCCAGACGCAGGCCTGGAGCGGAGCGCCGGAGGCGCCGGCCGTCAGCGCGGGCCCTCCTCCAGGGCCCGGCGCACGGCCTCGGCGTAGGTGA
- a CDS encoding NAD(P)H-binding protein — MSLTVLVTGATGFVGRRLVPALVEAGHQVKAMTRNPDTYDGQGDPVFGDVNDPGSLAAPLEGVDVAIYLVHSLDDNDFERKDAEAAKTFALAAAANGVQQIVYLGGLGKEGSQLSPHLRSRREVETLLAGSDVPVTVLRAAIVVGAGGISWEMTRKLVKNLPAMVVPKWAATLTQPIALDDVIRYIVGVTGLEKAYGQVLEIGGADQLSYIGMMQEAGEVMLGRKVPVLKVPVGTPLLSSWWIKLITGVNATTAGNLIDSMGTEVVQTDYTIRDLVPGEPLTYAEAVRRALEEGPR; from the coding sequence ATGAGCCTCACCGTCCTGGTCACCGGCGCCACCGGATTCGTCGGTCGCCGACTCGTCCCCGCCCTCGTCGAGGCCGGCCACCAGGTCAAGGCCATGACGCGCAACCCCGACACCTACGACGGCCAGGGCGACCCGGTCTTCGGCGACGTCAACGACCCCGGCAGCCTCGCCGCCCCGCTCGAGGGCGTCGACGTCGCGATCTACCTCGTGCACTCCCTCGACGACAACGACTTCGAGCGCAAGGACGCCGAGGCCGCGAAGACCTTCGCCCTGGCCGCCGCGGCCAACGGGGTGCAGCAGATCGTCTACCTCGGCGGTCTGGGCAAGGAGGGCTCCCAGCTCTCGCCCCACCTGCGCTCGCGACGCGAGGTCGAGACGCTGCTGGCCGGCTCCGACGTGCCGGTCACGGTGCTGCGTGCCGCGATCGTCGTCGGCGCGGGCGGCATCTCGTGGGAGATGACCCGCAAGCTGGTCAAGAACCTGCCGGCCATGGTGGTGCCCAAGTGGGCCGCCACCCTGACCCAGCCGATCGCCCTCGACGACGTGATCCGCTACATCGTGGGGGTCACCGGGCTGGAGAAGGCCTACGGCCAGGTGCTCGAGATCGGCGGCGCCGACCAGCTGAGCTACATCGGGATGATGCAGGAGGCCGGCGAGGTGATGCTCGGGCGGAAGGTGCCGGTGCTCAAGGTGCCGGTGGGCACCCCGCTGCTGTCGTCGTGGTGGATCAAGCTGATCACCGGCGTCAACGCCACCACCGCCGGCAACCTGATCGACTCGATGGGCACCGAGGTCGTCCAGACCGACTACACCATCCGCGACCTGGTGCCCGGCGAGCCGCTCACCTACGCCGAGGCCGTGCGCCGGGCCCTGGAGGAGGGCCCGCGCTGA